DNA from Microbacterium sp. SORGH_AS_0969:
TCCTGTTGATGGACGAGCCCACCCGTGGCATCGACGTCGGTACCAAAGCGGAGATCTACCGCCTGATCCGCCAGCTCGCTTCGACCGGAACGACCGTCATCTTGGTCTCCTCCGAACTGCCCGAACTGATCGGCGTCAGCGATCGCATCCTCATCATGCACGAGGGACGACTGACCGCCGACGTCCCGGCCGCCACGGCCGACGACGAATCCCTCTTGTCCTACTGCTACGGAAGGGTGGCATGACATGCCCGAAACCCAGACGCTGTCCACGGCGATGACGCCGCAGGAGCGCACCCCGATCGCCCAGCTCCTCTGGCAGGGCGGCACCGTGCTGGCCCTGATCGTGCTCATCGTGTTCTTCACGATCGTGCGCCCCGACGTGTTCCCCAGCTTCACGAACGTGCGCAACATCTTCGAGCAGGTCGCGATCCTCACCATCATCGCCGCGGCTCAGACGCTCGTGATGGTCGTGGGCGACTTCGACCTGTCGGTCGGCACCAACGCCACGCTGTCGGGCGCGATCGCCACGGCTCTGATGATCGGAGGGACGCCGGTTCCCCTCGCCATCCTCGTGGCGCTCGCCGCGGGTGCCCTGGTCGGTGCTGTCAACGGCGTGCTCGTCGCGTACGTGAAGCTGTCGGCCTTCGTCGCGACGCTGGCGACCATGACCACCGTGGGAGGCCTGGCGTACATCGTCACCAACGGCACGACCCTTTACGGCATGCCCGAGGAGTTCTTCTGGATCGGGCAGGGACGAGTGCTCGGGATGCCGATGCCGGTGGTGTTCGCGCTGCTGATCGCGGCGCTGGTGTGGGTGGTGCTGCGCTTCACGACCTTCGGGCGTCGGCTCTACGCGGTCGGCGGCAACGCCGAGGTGGCGCGACTGTCGGGTGTCAACGTGCGTCGCGCCCGCCTGCTCGCTTTCACCTTCGCGGGGCTGGGCTCCGCGGTCGGCGGAATCGTGCTGGTCAGCCGCCTCGGAAGTGCGAGCTCCGCCAGCGCGAACAACTACATGCTGCTGGCCATCGCCGCCGTGTTCCTCGGCATGACGATCCTGAAGTCCGGCCAGGCGAACCTCGGCGGGACCCTCGTGGGCGTCGGCATCATCGGCGTGCTGAGCAACGGCCTGAACATCCTCGGCGTCAACACCTACGTGCAGCAGGTGCTGACCGGCCTCATCATCATCGCCGCCGTCACCCTGTCGGCGCTCAAAGC
Protein-coding regions in this window:
- a CDS encoding ABC transporter permease, encoding MPETQTLSTAMTPQERTPIAQLLWQGGTVLALIVLIVFFTIVRPDVFPSFTNVRNIFEQVAILTIIAAAQTLVMVVGDFDLSVGTNATLSGAIATALMIGGTPVPLAILVALAAGALVGAVNGVLVAYVKLSAFVATLATMTTVGGLAYIVTNGTTLYGMPEEFFWIGQGRVLGMPMPVVFALLIAALVWVVLRFTTFGRRLYAVGGNAEVARLSGVNVRRARLLAFTFAGLGSAVGGIVLVSRLGSASSASANNYMLLAIAAVFLGMTILKSGQANLGGTLVGVGIIGVLSNGLNILGVNTYVQQVLTGLIIIAAVTLSALKARDA